The genomic segment TACTTTTTTGCAGCAGGATTCCATTTTTCAAGATAGAGGGAATATCCCCGCTTGGTATGCTTGCTGTGTGACATTGCAACCCTCAGTTCACCAATTCGCTGACTGCCGCATTGGACAGCAGCATGCCGGCGTTATTCTTGATGCGCTTGTATTTCACCAGGGGCAGGGAGCGCTTCAGCACCCGCATAGCCTCCACCAGCCGGGGGCTGTCCTGGGGAGACACATAGCCGGAGCTGACAAACTGGGCAATGTGATTTCCCAGCAGGTACAGTGCATACTTCCGGGTGTCGTGGGCCATGATCCCGGCGCAGGACACCTGCAGCAACGCCCCTGCCCGGTTCAGAGCGAACATATCCTCCACCTGAATGGTGTTGAAATACCGGTCGATATCCGTCAGAACGGGCACCAGACCGCTTGCCACATGAAAGTGATCGAACAGGGTCATCAGCGCCGGGTCGATCACCTGCCCCCGGGGCAGGCAAACCAGCACATAGCCGGTACGCTCCACCCGGAACCGGTCGATCCTGCCGCATTCCAGCACAGCCGGACACAGCAGCACCTCCGCACCCAGTGCCACATGGGGCAGAGTCTCCTCCCCCATTGCCTGCCGCAGCCGGGCATAGGCAATCTCACGCCGTGCCAGAAACGCATCCGCCGTTTCCGTTTCCGGATTGAAAAAGGGCGTAGCGATCACGGTCTTGACCCCATGGTCATGGAGCGTCCGCAGCATAGCAAGGCTCTCCGCCGCCGTTTCCGGCCCACAGCCCATTCCGGGCAGTACATGGGCGTGAATATCGATGTACTTGTTCATGTGGCACCCCTCCGTCCCCGGGCAGCCCTCCGGTATGCAAGGCTGTCTCGGCTGTCAATCTTCCGTTCTGTCACGTTCCTGTATGCTTCATTGCACAGGGGTAATGTTCCAGATATCTGCTGCGTAGTCCCGGATAGTCCGGTCGGAGCTGAACTTGCCCGCATGGCACATGTTCAGCCACTGCTTCTTAGCAAATTCCGCCCGATCCCTGTAGTCGGAAATGGCACGGAGCTTTGCCTCCACATAGGACTCCAGATCTCCCAGCAGGTAGTAGTGATCCGGACGGTGCCAGCTTGCCCCGTCCAGCAGGCTGTAGTACAGCTCCCGGAAATCTCCGGTGCCCCCGTCGGATACGGTACCGTCGATGAGGGTGCTGACCACCCGGCGGATCTTCTCGTTGTCCGCAAAGAGCCGGCGGCTGCTGTAGTCCGGCATGATCTTTTCCAGTTCCTCCACCCTGGCGCCAAAGATGTAGTTGTTCTCCCCCCCGGCTTCCTCCACGATCTCGATATTCGCCCCGTCCAGGGTACCCAGGGTCACCGCCCCGTTCAGCATCAGCTTCATGTTGCCGGTGCCGGATGCCTCCGTACCAGCGGTGGAAATCTGCTCGGAGATATCCGCAGCCGCCACCAGCTTTTCCGCATAGGATACATTGTAGTTGTGGACAAATACCACCCGGATCAGATCCCGCACCTGGGGATCTCCATCCACCAGCCTGGCGATTTCGTTGATATACTTGATGATGCCCTTTGCCCGGCGATAGCCCGGCGCAGACTTTGCCCCGAACAGGAAGGTGGTGGGGGCAAAATTCTGAATGCTGCCGTCCTTGATGCCGAAGTAGATCCACAGAATGGAGAAGGCATTCAGCAGTTGCCGCTTGTATTCATGCAGCCGCTTGATCTGAATGTCGAACACCGTATCCGGGTCGATCCGAACGCCCTCCTGCGCCAGTACATACGCCGCTAGCTGCCGCTTCTTTTCCTGCTTGATGGCAGTAAAGCGCTGCAATACCTGTAAATCCCGGGCATAGGGCACCAGCTCCTCCAAGGCATCCAGTTGGGTGATCCACCGGTCGCTGCCCAGAAGCTCCGTGGCAAGACCGGACAGCTCCCGGTTGCACAGGGCAAACCAGCGCCGCTGGGTAATGCCATTGGTCTTGTTCTGGAACCGCTCCGGATACAGCCGGTACCAGTCCTTCAGTGCGGTATGCTTCAGGATCTCCGTGTGGATCTTCGCCACCCCGTTGGTGTGAGCGCTGGCATAAATCGCCATGTGTGCCATATGCACGCAGCCATCCCGGACGATTCCCATGGCTGTGATCTGTTCCGCCGTCCAGTCCGGCTTTGCATACAGCTCCGCCATCAGTGCCTCGTGGATCTGGAGAATTACCCCATACACCTCCGGCAGCAGCTCCTCCACCAGACCGCAGTCCCACTTTTCCAGCGCCTCCGCCATAATGGTGTGATTGGTGTAGTGGAACACCTGCTTCGCAATGGACAACGCCTTGTCAAAGGCAACCCCATCCTGCATCAGCAGCCGGATCAGCTCCGGAATGGAGATCACCGGGTGGGTATCGTTCAACTGGATGCTGACAGCCTGCGCCAGGTCATCGTACTTGTCGTGGGATGCCCGGTATTTCCGCAGGATATCCGCCAGGGATGCGGCGCTGAAGAAATACTCCTGCTTGAGCCGCAGCAGCTTCCCCTCCCGGGTGTCGTCGTTGGGGTACAGGACTCTGGAAATATCCTCTGCGGCAATACTTTCCGCAGAAGCCTCCAGATAATGCTGCTGATTGAACAGCTGGAAGTCAAAGGTATGCACCGGCTCCGCCTGCCACAGCCGCAGGGTACTGATGTGCCGGGTCTTGCAGCCGATGATGGGCATATCATAGGGCACTGCCCGGACGGTCTGTCCGGCGTAGCGGATCTCCACCGCATCCGCCTCACAGCGCACCGACCAGGGATCTCCCCACCGGGTCCAGTCATCGGCGGTCTCCTTCTGGAAGCCGTCCTCAAAATGCTGCTCAAACAGCCCGTACCGGTAACGGATGCCGTAGCCGTCCAGGGGCAGGTTCAGAGTCGACGCACTGTCCAGAAAGCATGCAGCCAGTCTGCCCAGCCCCCCGTTGCCCAGGGCAGCATCCGGGATCTCATCCATAGCAGACAGGGATACGCCGTAGGGACGCAGGGCTTCTTCCACGGTATCGTAAAGATCCAGGCACAGCAGATTGTTCTGCACAGCCCGCCCCACCAGAAATTCCATGGAGAAATAGCACGCCCGTCTGCCGGACAGATGCGCCTGACGGCTTGCCCGCCAGTCCGGTGCAATGGTCTCCATCACCGTGTCCCCGATGGCACTGTGCAGTGCCTGGGGAGTCGCCTTGTCCGGGGTGGTACCCAGCTTTTTGCACAACGCCTGTTCAAATTCCTTATGATCCATCTGTATCTCGCTCCTTACTTTCGACCGTAGGTACGGTTCAGCCGGCGAATCCGCCGCTGCAGCTTTTCTGTGTATTGCTCCGCCTTGGTGCGGTAGCACCAGTTGCCCCCCAGGGTGGAGGGCAGGTTCATTCTGCCTTCGCCGCCTGCCTTGAGAAAATCCTGCATCTGGGCAATTGCCAGCTCCGCAATGCTGGACCATGCCGCACGCACCACTGCCGCCGGCACATCCTGCCTGCTTTCCACATCCAGGTATGCACGGGCAAAGCGCAGGGGTTCCCGGTTCAGGGTTTCTGCCCAGTGCAGCAGGGTGTCGTTGTCGTGGGTGCCTGTGTACACCACGCAATGGGAGGTGGTATAATTGTGGGGCAGGAATTCATTGTCCGCATCGCTGTCAAATGCAAATTGCAGCACCTTCATGCCCGGATAGCCGGTCTCCGCCAGAAGCTCCCGCACCTGGGGCGTGATATTGCCCAGATCCTCCGCAAGAATGTTCAATTCTCCCAGCTTCTGCTGTGCCGCCCGGAACAGCTCCAGACCCGGCCCCGGCATCCAGGCACCGTACTCGGCGGTTTCCTTCTTTGCCGGAATAGAATAATAGCTTTCAAAGCCCCGGAAGTGGTCGATGCGAACCATGTCAAACAGCTTGCTCACATACCCCAGCCGGTGGATCCACCAGGCGTAGCCCGTGACCCTGTGCTGCTTCCAGCGATAAACCGGATTGCCCCAAAGCTGCCCGGTGGCAGAGAAGCAGTCCGGCGGACAGCCTGCCACCTCGGCGGGACGGTTCAGCACATTCAGCTCAAACAGCTCCGGATGTGCCCAGACCTCCACACTGTCTGCGGCAGTGTAAATGGGCAGATCCCCGATGATGGAGATTCCCTGCTCGTTGGCGTATGCCTTGAGCCGATACCACTGCTTGAAGAACTGGTACTG from the Ruminococcus champanellensis 18P13 = JCM 17042 genome contains:
- the malQ gene encoding 4-alpha-glucanotransferase, with amino-acid sequence MMRRSGILLPVFSLPSRHGIGKMGRAAYEFVDFLKGAEVSCWQVLPLSPTGYGDSPYQSCCTYAGNPYLIDFDLLAEEGLLVPADYDGLNWGEDSSTIPYALLYTQCYEVLRIAFSNAKPDPDFDAFVEAQKDWLEDYALYMALKFAHDGKPFTEWGRSLRRRKKEAMDLARETYKEDIAFHKFIQYQFFKQWYRLKAYANEQGISIIGDLPIYTAADSVEVWAHPELFELNVLNRPAEVAGCPPDCFSATGQLWGNPVYRWKQHRVTGYAWWIHRLGYVSKLFDMVRIDHFRGFESYYSIPAKKETAEYGAWMPGPGLELFRAAQQKLGELNILAEDLGNITPQVRELLAETGYPGMKVLQFAFDSDADNEFLPHNYTTSHCVVYTGTHDNDTLLHWAETLNREPLRFARAYLDVESRQDVPAAVVRAAWSSIAELAIAQMQDFLKAGGEGRMNLPSTLGGNWCYRTKAEQYTEKLQRRIRRLNRTYGRK
- a CDS encoding CpsB/CapC family capsule biosynthesis tyrosine phosphatase translates to MNKYIDIHAHVLPGMGCGPETAAESLAMLRTLHDHGVKTVIATPFFNPETETADAFLARREIAYARLRQAMGEETLPHVALGAEVLLCPAVLECGRIDRFRVERTGYVLVCLPRGQVIDPALMTLFDHFHVASGLVPVLTDIDRYFNTIQVEDMFALNRAGALLQVSCAGIMAHDTRKYALYLLGNHIAQFVSSGYVSPQDSPRLVEAMRVLKRSLPLVKYKRIKNNAGMLLSNAAVSELVN
- a CDS encoding glycogen/starch/alpha-glucan phosphorylase, producing MDHKEFEQALCKKLGTTPDKATPQALHSAIGDTVMETIAPDWRASRQAHLSGRRACYFSMEFLVGRAVQNNLLCLDLYDTVEEALRPYGVSLSAMDEIPDAALGNGGLGRLAACFLDSASTLNLPLDGYGIRYRYGLFEQHFEDGFQKETADDWTRWGDPWSVRCEADAVEIRYAGQTVRAVPYDMPIIGCKTRHISTLRLWQAEPVHTFDFQLFNQQHYLEASAESIAAEDISRVLYPNDDTREGKLLRLKQEYFFSAASLADILRKYRASHDKYDDLAQAVSIQLNDTHPVISIPELIRLLMQDGVAFDKALSIAKQVFHYTNHTIMAEALEKWDCGLVEELLPEVYGVILQIHEALMAELYAKPDWTAEQITAMGIVRDGCVHMAHMAIYASAHTNGVAKIHTEILKHTALKDWYRLYPERFQNKTNGITQRRWFALCNRELSGLATELLGSDRWITQLDALEELVPYARDLQVLQRFTAIKQEKKRQLAAYVLAQEGVRIDPDTVFDIQIKRLHEYKRQLLNAFSILWIYFGIKDGSIQNFAPTTFLFGAKSAPGYRRAKGIIKYINEIARLVDGDPQVRDLIRVVFVHNYNVSYAEKLVAAADISEQISTAGTEASGTGNMKLMLNGAVTLGTLDGANIEIVEEAGGENNYIFGARVEELEKIMPDYSSRRLFADNEKIRRVVSTLIDGTVSDGGTGDFRELYYSLLDGASWHRPDHYYLLGDLESYVEAKLRAISDYRDRAEFAKKQWLNMCHAGKFSSDRTIRDYAADIWNITPVQ